Genomic segment of Panicum virgatum strain AP13 chromosome 9N, P.virgatum_v5, whole genome shotgun sequence:
TATAGGTATTTGTCAGAATGCATGGTAACTCTACAATTTAATGTTTGAAGGGAAGATGAAAAGAATAATAATAGATCTTCTTCCATTCTGACAAATCCCTAGCGGTGTTTCATGTTTCTTGTGATACCTGCAACCAAGCGAATGAGTTTAATAGAAAGGTAGCGCCATCGTTTTCtccaacaagaaaacaaagagcagcATGTCATGGTCGTGGTGCCCTTGGCTTTGCATTCTGTGCTCTGTTCTGTTTAATTTGCCCTGCTTCCAAAGATTGCCATTTTGCATTTCTCCTTCTGTTCATATGACACGAGGTAATATTCATTGGTCAATCACAATTTCTTGCATTTTCATATCTAAAAGAATTACACCATATTTATTGTTTCTGTTTGAGAGAGTTTTTAGAATGATTTATGGTATTTTCCTTTCTGTTGGATAATTATCTTGGCTAACTAAAAGATTGACGAGTTATTGTCATCTAAATAATGCAAGTTATTGTTGTGATCGGAGGCAGAGTTATCTTGGCAACTATCGATATCTCTATGAATTCAGTGCAAGGCCAGAGTTATTTCttttaggccagatggtacgcATATAACCCTGCTAGGACTTGTCGTTGATCAGTGACGTGCTTGGGTGCGCTTCTTTGTGTCGCGCTGTCCCTCCTGTCCCTTCCCAACCTTTCTTCACAAGCTCCCTATTCTTTCGTTGGCCTTTACTCTTCTCCTACCTCCTCCACTTGCTTCAGGAAAACCCTACTGCGCCAAGAGCTCCAGCCACCAGGCTGAACAATTCAGAGAGCGGGATCAGGAGAAACGCCGCGGCCCGCTTCATCGCGCGCCCTAAGTGATCAACGCCGGTTGTGCCCAGATGGTAcgcgactctctctctctctctctctctctctctctctctctctctctctattctgCTCTAGTTCAGCTTATGCTGATTGATAGCCGATGCCGACCGATTGTTTGATCAATCTTGTTGGTCGTTCCATGGAACTGATTCAATTGTCCTTTTGCTGAAGTCAATTTTAAGAGTTGTTGGATTGGATGCTGCGAGTTCTTTCTTTGGTTGGTTCTCGCCACAGGGACATGGCTCGGCTCGAGTTCCCTGAACCTCACCTAACTAATTTGTAGTGGATTATCGGAGAGACAATCGGTTGCAGCTACGTGTCCGCTTTGGTTCGGATAATAGATACTCCTGTAGGATGCAACATCGTTCTACGTTAAGTGTAGCATGAGAACAGACTAAGCAATGTCTTTGGCTCTTTGCAAACCCTGTTCAGACAAATAAAAACAGAGTGACTTGGTTTGAATTCGAAATTCCCAACCAGATCATGGCTAGGCTCGCTGAAATCTGAACTCTGCGGTGCAGGCGTCCCCGTACAAGGCCTATGAGCCTCCTTCCAACTCCTCCGGCTACCGGACGGACAAAGTCCGTCGCAAGAAGCTGACGGCGCAGAAGAGGAAGGAGATCAAAGAGGCGTTCGACCTCTTCGACATCGACGGCTCAGGTGTAGTATTTTACAGAATCACTTCACTTGGTGCATGCTGGGCTCGCCCATGGCGTGGTGTTGCTTACTCTTGTCTGTCACCTGCATCGATCCAGGCACCATTGATGCAAGGGAGCTCAACGTTGCCATGAGGTACGTGTATAGATGCTTCAACCTTGACTTGCCATTCAGCTAGCTCTGGTTGACAGGGACCTTAGGTCCTTAGCTGACGGCCCATGGTGTTGCCTTTGCAGAGCCCTGGGATTCGAGATGACACCGGAGGTAGGAAACTGGTTCTTGTCAGAACATTATTTCTTATGTTCTTCAGCGATCAGAGAATGTTCTAGCTAGTAGGTGGGGATTGGGGAAAGTTAACTGACGGACATGGGACGATCtatcgtggtggtggtggtgcagcaaATCAACCAGATGATCGCGGAGGTGGataaggacggcagcggcaccATCGACTTCGACGAGTTCGTGCACATGATGACGGACAAGATGGGCGAGCGGGACGCCCGGGACGAGCTCTATAAGGCCTTCCGCATCATCGACAAGGACGGTAACGTACGGCGTTTGGAGCTTCTTCTAAAAATTTCCGTTTTTATcctttgcaaaaaaaacaaaatgtttccaaacaagaaaaatcaATGGTGATGCGCCGTCTTCTGCTGCCGCAGGGCAAGATCTCCGACATCGACATCCAGCGGCTGGCCATCGAGACCGGCGAGCACTTCACGCTCGACGAGGTGAGGGAGATGATAGAGGCCGCCGATGAGAACGGTGAGATGGGTCCAGCCACTGCCAATGCTTGCCTTGGCCTGGTCAGTGATGAATTGATTGATATCCATGTTTGCTCCATGAGTGCAGGTGACGGCGAGATCGACCTGGAGGAGTTCATGAAGATGATGAGGCGGACGAACCTCGGGTCTGGGTTTTAATCCAAGGAATGGATTGGATTGATGAACAAGCCTAGAAAATATGATTGCAGAATATGAATTTAGTAGCTACAAACGGCATGGTTCTGTATAGATCAATGGTTGCAGCACATCCAGGAATTGCAGAGCCTCCACTGGACCCTTCTAAAAAAACAAAGGACACCGAATCAGTGGAGCCATGAACAAAATCTTTATCAAGATACAACATTATAACTCGGGTTACATAGTTGGACCTTAAAAAAATTGTGTTCATGCCTAGTTCACTGCACTGGTGTGGTAATGTAGGAATAAAAGCGAATGATCGATTGGGTTCCTATTTTCAGACTAAAAAAAGGTCCAAGGCAACGTGATCCGCCATCTCCAATACTTTTCAACAGGGccagctcgtgctaatcagttagactatgtaattagtaattttttaactgcatttaatgttccACGCATGTGTATtcaatgtgacgggtactgtgcaaatttttttggaaactaaacaaggccataGTAGTGGATATGTTAGCAATCATCATAGCTAGAGCTAAAGATGTTAGTCAAGTGAGAGGGGTAGTTCCTCATCTAGTTAATAATGGGTTGTCTATTCTGCAATATGTGGATGATACAATTATTTTTATGGATCATGATATTGTACAACCAAAGAAAATGAAACTAATTCTTTGTGCCTTTGAACAATTACCGGATCTAAAACTTAACTTTCACAAAAGCAAAATCTTCAGTTTCGAGCAAGCAAGAGACTGTGAATCATAATATTCATAGGTATTTGGTTGCAAAATAGGAACGGGTAGGTTCTTACCCATTCTGCTATTTGGGTATCCCAATGCATTATAGAAAATTTTTGAACAAAGACTGGAAAATGATTGAGGACAGAATTGAGAAAATATTAAGCAGTTGGAAAGGAAAACTTTTATTGACAGGTGGTAGATTAGTTCTAATCAATTCTGTTTTGTCTACTCTACCTATGTTTATGCTCTCTTTCTTTGAGGTCCTGAGAGGAGTCCTTAAAAAATTAGAATACTACATGTCTAGATTCTTCTGGCAAAATGAAGAACATAAGAAGAAATACATATTAGTGAAATGGGAGATCCTTTGCCAGCCGAAAGAGCAAGGGGG
This window contains:
- the LOC120692233 gene encoding probable calcium-binding protein CML8 isoform X2; the protein is MASPYKAYEPPSNSSGYRTDKVRRKKLTAQKRKEIKEAFDLFDIDGSGTIDARELNVAMRALGFEMTPEQINQMIAEVDKDGSGTIDFDEFVHMMTDKMGERDARDELYKAFRIIDKDGQDLRHRHPAAGHRDRRALHARRGEGDDRGRR
- the LOC120692233 gene encoding probable calcium-binding protein CML8 isoform X1; translated protein: MASPYKAYEPPSNSSGYRTDKVRRKKLTAQKRKEIKEAFDLFDIDGSGTIDARELNVAMRALGFEMTPEQINQMIAEVDKDGSGTIDFDEFVHMMTDKMGERDARDELYKAFRIIDKDGNGKISDIDIQRLAIETGEHFTLDEVREMIEAADENGDGEIDLEEFMKMMRRTNLGSGF